Part of the Weissella coleopterorum genome is shown below.
ATCACAGCAATTGCACTCGCTCGATGGCTTGGTGCCACTACATCCGCAGCAATAATCGAGGCAATTGACATGAATAGACCATGCGCCAACGCCGAAACAACCCGCCCGATTAAGACCACGGTAAAATTGGGCGCCGTGGCGACCGTCACATTTCCAATAATAAAAACCAGCATGATGAGTAGTAGTAAACGTTTTTTGGGCCAATGATTTGTAAGTACCGCTAAAATAGGCGCACCAATCGTAATACCCAACGCATAAATTGAGACAGTTAAACCGGCTAACTCCATCGATATCCCAAAGTCTTGCATTAATAACGGCATAAGCCCCACACTAATAAATTCTGTCGATCCAATTGCAAATGCGCTCAAAGCTAAAGCAAATAAGATTAAATTGGGATTTGTTTTATTTTCCATTTTATTCGTCCCCCATATCAATAAAAATAGCAACGTGATATTATTATAGACGCATATAATCTTTAATCAATTAGGCACAATATTATCTCTTAGGTACTTTAAGGTAATGTTAGGTATGTCCGCAAAGGAGTTCATTTTATGTCTGAAAAAATTTATAACATTGGGGTTGAAGCCACGATTGAAATCATTGGAGGAAAATGGAAGCCCATTATTCTCTGCCATTTACGTCACCAACCCATGCGCAGCAGTGAACTCTTAAAGGTTATTCCCAATATTTCGCAGAAAGTTTTAACCACCCAATTACGTGAGTTAGAAAAAAACGAGATTATTAACCGGAAGATTTTTCCAGAACTTCCCCCACATGTTGAGTACTCCCTCTCAGAATATGGTCAATCATTAAACCAATTACTTGATCTTTTATGTACTTGGGGAGAAGTTAACATTGACCGTCGTTCAACGCGTGGTGAAGCTGTGACCGTATTAAATCGAGATAATTTAGCCTAGTTTAAATAACTTCGCACTAAGCCGTGTCGTCTCGTCACGGTTTATTTTTTTATAAAAAAATCGAAACTAACCGCAAATATTAGCGCTTAGTTTCGATTGTTTTAATAAATTAAATATGTAAAAAGTATTTTACAAATGCTGCTGCACAAGCTGCCCCTACAAAGGGTGCAATTCCAGGTACAAGCAACGCATATTTCCAGTCGGAATCTGCCTTATTAGCAATTGGTAAAATCCAATGCGCAATACGCGGCCCTAGATCTCGCGCTAAATTCATCGCGAAACCAGTTGTTCCACCAAGTCCCATTCCAATCGCCCAAACTAGTAAACCAACTCCGATCGCTGGCACACCTTCAGCCTTAATTTGGACAATTGCCAAAATTCCTGTAATAAAGATAAAAGTTGCAAAAGCTTCAACAAAAAAGTTCCGTGGTAAGTTTCGGATAGCTGGTGAAGTCGTGAAAATATTGCGAATTGTAATTCCATCAATTTTGCCCTCTGAGGCTTTAAACTGATCAGCATACATAATCCAGACAATAATTGAACCAACAATCCCCCAGCTAATTCTGCTAAGCTATATGGAATAAATGAAGACCAAGGTAAAAGTCCTAAAATACTTTGTGCCAAGGCCATTGCAGGATTCATACAAACCCCACCAAAAATAAATAATGCCACTGAAATCCCAAATGCCCAGGTCGTAATCGCAAATAAATGCCCCGAACCATGGTATTTAGTATTATTCAATACTACGTCCGAATGAACGCCAACCCCAAAAATAATCATTAAAGCGGTGCTTAAAAACTCAGCTAATAAATTATGAATCATTTTAACTCCCTAAAAATACAAATTCTACAACCTTATTATTATATCTCAACTCAAATGGTAAAGTAAATAGTATAATTAGGTTATGTTTTATTCCCCATTAAGCTCTTTATTAAAGTTTTAATGGTAAGTTCTACACTTTCACTTGATTTAAATATGAAAATAAATAATAATTATATTTATAACTAGCACCTCAAGGAGAATATAATGCTTGAAGAGTTTAGCACACATTTTGCGGCTGATATTTATAGTAACGATATTCATCATCAGGGCGCCATTCTTCAAATTATCTCAGACTACCCACGTGGTCTTGATGTAACTTCAATTCAAGAATATTTTCCGTTAAGTCGCCGGACCATATATAAATATATTGAAGAAATAAATGCAGTTGCCACCTTGGCTGAAGAAAATAAAACTGATGAAAATATTGATTATGGCGAAATAAAAAAAGAAAACAATTTATACTACTTCACAGGTAATCGCATCTCTTTTCAACATATTTACAGCAAAATTATTGATGAATCAGTAGCATTAATCATTTGTAAACAATTATTAGTGACACGAGAAATCAATGTCAAACAATTTTGTTATGACCACTATATTAGTGAAACTGCTCTGCGTCGGAACATCGTTAAATTCAATAATTATATGGAGAAGTACGGTCTCTCGATTTTAATTGCCAAAGGCTTTCTATCATTGCATGGAACAGCACCCAAAATTCGTTTTGGTTTAGCTACTTTTTTATGGCGGAATTATCGTGGCCTACAGTGGCCTTTCCCTAACGTTTCTCAAAAAAGCATGCGTAATTTAGCTTTACGCATTGGAACCATTTATTCAATTGATTTTAATCAAGGTAAGTTAATGGAACTCATGTACATCTTAGGCACCAACTTCTCTCAAATCTCAGTTAATAATTTTATTAGCCCAGGTGATATTAGTCAGGAGATGCTAGACCTACTCATTTTAGATGATCGTGATCAAGAATTTTATGATTATCTCACCAATTTTTTTGGGTTAAACGATACGGAACTATCTTTTATTGTTCTTTGGTTTAAATCAATGAGTGATGCCTATTCCACTAGTAACCGCGCCCAGATTATTTATGAAAAACTCAAAAAATTGAACCATTCTTTTTACAAAAAGAATGTCAAGTATATCATGGCTGTTGAGAGTCGGACTAATACCAAAATTGATTTTAGTACCCCAACCGGGGAACTATTTCTCGCTACCATTATTGCCGGACAGTTCCATTTGAATTTATTCCACGATTTGAGTTTTACCATTGCAAATATTGATATGGATCACTTTGGTGGTAATATTGAAATTGGATTATTCGAAGGAATTAAAAATATCACCTTACCCAACAACACTGAACTTGATCCTGGCGAATTAAATACTGCAATCATGTTCAATGCAATGGCTTTTATGCTTATCTTCCCACACCATTATTTTGATCCCCAAATTAATATTTTAATTAAGATGGACGCTCCGGCTTATGCGGAACAAATTTTCACATTACACCTGAGAGAAATTTTAGATCCATATTTTAATGTTGCGATCTTTAATCAAAAAACTTCAAATCACGTGCAACCTGATCTATTAGTTAGTACCGCTCTCTTTCTGGATGAGTCTATTGATCAAAAATATCAAATTTTTGTCAATCCACAATTAAATTCCAGTGATCGTACCAATTTACATAAAATTGTAACCATGATTACTGCAGAAAAAAGAGCAGAAAAATAAAAATAACCCCAGCAATATAATTGTTGGGGTTATTTTTATTTAATTTCAATTAATTGATCCTCAATCGTAATTGCACTCTTACCATGTTCCTTTGAATAATATAACGCATCATCTGCTCGTTGGTAAATCGTATCAAATTCTAGATCTGCAGCTTTAATAACTGTAATTCCCATCGAAATCGTTAATGTTAAAGTCTGTCCATCATATACTATCGGATGACGTTTCACATTCTTAGCCAATACCTTTGATAATGAAGTCACTTCTAGCGTCGTCGCATTATTAATAATAATACCAAATTCTTCACCACCTAGTCGATAAAAATTACTTTCCAAGCTGGTATTTTCTAAAGTTAATTGAACTTGTGCCGTTACCGACTTTAACACATTATCGCCCGTCGTATGACCATAAGTATCGTTGAACGCTTTAAAATTATCAATATCAAACATCAGAAAATAGAATGGCCGTTGATTCAATTGAAATAACTGAAAGGATTTTTCACTTTCTTGATTAAAAGCTTCTCGATTCCAAATTCCAGTTAAAAAATCTTTCTTCGATGAATCTTCAATTCTCAAATACCGGTCTAAGGCGGATCGTACAAAGTGATTTAGATAATGCACGATTGTCATTAAAACAATAAACTTAATTAACAAGGCCAAGTATTGATAAATTGCGCCATTATGCACACCCAAAATTAGAATCAACCACCAGGAACTACCCCAAATAATCATCCAAAAAACATAAAGATACATATTATTTAATATTTTTTTCCGGTTAGCATTAATATAATAACTACTCAAAACTACAATGATTAACCCCAAAATTCCTAACCCCAATTGGACAGAACTAATGCTCTGCTGGGTTAAAAAATAACCCAGCATACCCAATGCTAATAAAGACTCTAAAATTATTTGCGTTTTATTATCTAACATTAAAATAAAATAATACAGTATCACTAATTGTAAATTAGTCTGTGATAGGAGTAATTTGCCACCACTCATGATAATCAGATAGGTCTGAAAGATGATGATCGTTAAAATCGGAATAAAACCGCCAATCAAATGTAGTATTCTTTTTTTTGCAGGGTCCTGCAAATGGCTTCGTAATGATAAAACTAAAATAAAGTCAACCGCTAAAAGACCCAATACGATTAAAAAATCATGTAACGTATAGTAGGTAAAGACATGACCGATCGCCGACCATAATTGATTCAAAAAAATTATCATTGTCCTTCAAACATATTCCTTTCATAAAGTGCGTAATAAAAACATCGTCACTCAAGTGCAACGATGTTTATTGCTTAATCAATAATTTTTTTCCGTTCATCAATCAATAATGGAATTGGTAGAATGTCACTTGGCTTAGCAAAAAGATATCCCTGTTGAATCGTAATATTATGATTTTTCAACCAATCTGATAAGTCTTCTTTTTCAATTCCTTCAATTACAAGATCTAAATGATTATCAATCGTTATGGTATTTAGCAATTGAATCATTAGAGTCACTTGTTCATCATCCAAAATATTTCGCACATGCACTAATGACCATTTAATTCGTGTTAAATAGTCTTTAACTAACAAAAAATTACCAATTGAATTGTTACCCTGTTCCATGTCGTCTAAAGCTATTTTATAACCTAGTTCATGAATGGCCTTGAAGGCTTCCACGTTAATGGCAGTTGAATATTCATACTTTCGATCCGTCGCTGGATTTTCGGTAATTTCAATAATCAAGCGGTCGCGCAAATCAGGTTTAATCAAGTTCAATAATTGATATGTTCCCGCATATTCAAGTTCCTGTTGATCTAGATTAAACGAAAAACTACTGTTGGGATTCATTTCAAGAATCTGAGGCAATGCTTGGGCTAAAAAGTCCAAATAGTTTCGATGATGTTCCTCAGTGTTAGTTGCTTCTTCATATAAGGCCCCTGGAAAACCAGGCACACTATGACTTCTTAGCAATAACTCATATTCATCATATTGATCTTTTGCTAAATTAACGATCTTCTGACCCATAAAATAAAAATCATACATTTTTTATATTCCCCCAATTAATAACCGAAATCATTCTACGGCTTAAACGTCCCTACTTAAATTAGCTTGATTGGCGCCACACCCGCTGGTTTGGCAAACAAGAAGCCTTGTTGATTGGTAATATTATTTTTTACTAACCAATCCGATATTTCCGATGCTTCAATCCCTTCAATAACTAATTCCAAATCAAATTGATGGCTCAATTTATTTAAAAATTGAATTAAGCCTTCAATACTAGCATTGGGAATCCGATTTAAAACATGGACATATGACCATTTAATTTGATGAATATACGGCATCACCAATAAAATATTTCCGATGGAATTATTTCCTTGTGTTACATCGTCAAGGGATACTCGATACCCAAGAAGATTAATATCTCTAATTGCATCAACATTAATAGTCATTGGATAATCTTTATGCCTTTTGAGGGGAGGTAACTCAGTAATTTCAATTGTCAAATTTACACGCAACTTTACATCAATTTTACATAAAAATTCTAAAGTTGCATCATACTCTAGTTCTTGTTGATCGAGGTTTAAGCTGAAGTGTTGCCCTGGATTCAATTCTAGAATATGAATTAATTCACGCTCCAAAAAATCTAGATACTCAAGATGTTTGTCCTCTGAAACCATATATGAAACATATTCTTTTTCCGGAAAACCAGGAACACTATGACTACGTAGTAATAATTCGTATTCAGGATCTTCAGATTTTAATAAATTCACTATTTTTTGACCCATAAAATAAAAATCATTCATCTGTACGTACCAAACTCCAATCATTAAATATACTATCTAAATTTTAATGGTTATTATACTGTTTGTAAACATTTAAATACCCCTTTAACAAAATATTTAACAAACATAAATTTGGAATATTAAAACAACTTCGTTTTAAGGTAAACCTAATTCCATCGTAACAATTTTTAATATTTTTTAATTTAACTTTCTCTTATTAATTGTGGTAAATTTCAACTATCTCATTTAAGATATCTTGGCGCTTTCCTAATAAAATTAGTCGTTCATTATTAATAGGTAATATCAGATCTAAAGTTTTAAAATTTAATGCATTGGTGCTAATAGAAATACTAATTTTTTGGGACTGATGTGCATTCATGATCGTTTCTATCACCAACTAGATTTTTTCTTGAAGGTAACTTGTTCATTAATATTAATTTGTTGATCTATAAATCCATTTTCCTGCTCCTGATCCGAAGTAAATATTAACTCATTGAAAAAAGTTCATCGTGTTGTTTGACATTTCGTTTCAATCTGTTTGATTCATCAAAATATTTATAAATTATGTAATTAAAAATATTCATTTCATAATTTTCAAATTGATTTTGCGTTCCATCTGCAATCGTTCGATCAACTAGGAAGATATAGATTGATAAAATTCCCAAAATCATCCGACGACTTCCTGCGATCAATCCCGGATTGAGTAGTTGCAAACGCTCGTTATCCATTAAAAACTCTTTGATAAAATCTAAATTAGGATCTTTCGCAACATTATTTTTTGACAAATCAAATAGTTCATCCCCAACGTACAACTTATCATCTTCTATCAACTTAAAAAAATTTTGTAATACCTCGGTTTCGTCAATATCCATTAATGCAACTTTTTCGATTTCAGGATGCTCCATAATGAATTCATACATCATAATCCACCTTTTCAGATACATTCCCAACACACCATAATTTGAATCAATCACTTGTTGCTTAATATGCAACATTGGAAAATCAAAGGGCGGAATTTCATTCGTTAAGACATAAAGAGGGAGGTTCTTATCTTGAGTTTAATTATATAAAGTTTCAATCGTATGACTAAAATTATTTTTAGATTGTTTGGTACCCGATCGTTGTAAATCTGCTTCACCAGATACAAATTGTCCCAGAACAATATTTTTATCGACATTAATTTCCATTTGCTACCTAAATCTACGGATATAATATTATCTTTCAAAATTGTTTTAGATTCCAGGCTTTCATCCCAACTGGTGGTCCTATTCCCTACAAAAATAAGGAGTATTTGATAATATATATCATAATTCTATTGTAAAAAAGAGTAATTGTCATATAACAATTACTCCTTCAATATCAAATTTTCTTAAAACAGTATATTTATTATTATCAATTAAAAAACTTATCGCGTGATCAGTCCTGCAACACCCATCCCACCACCAACACAAAGGGCAGCTACCCCAACATGCTTATCAGCATGCATTAATTCATAGATCAATGTGACTAATATTCGACTGCCAGAAGCTCCGACTGGATGTCCAAGAGCAATCGCTCCGCCATTTGGATTGACTTTATTTGCATCGATATTCAAGAGTTGATTACAGGCTAAAGATTGGGCAGCAAAGGCTTCATTTAATTCAAAATAATCAACATCCGCTTGCTTAAAATACGGATAATCACGGAATAACTTTTCAACCGCATAGTAAGAACCAATCCCCATGAGTTCAGGCTCGAGTCCAACCAATGATGCTCCTTGCCATTGAGCCAAGGGCTTTAACCCTAATTCGTGTAGTTTACTTTCACTAACTAATACCACGGCAGCCGCCCCATCATTAAGCCCCGAAGCATTACCTGCGGTGACCGCTCCATCCGTTTTATAAACGGTAGGTAACTTTGCCAATTTTTCAATCGACGTGTCTCGCCGTGGAGCCTCATCTTGTGCGATAGTATAAGTTTGGCCTTTTCGATCAACCATTGGCACAGATACCAACTCATCATCAAACTTTTGTCGGTCTATCGCGGCAATCGCCTTTTGGTGACTTTCATAGCTGAACTGATCCATGCGCTCACGAGTAATATGATATTTGTCAGCGATATTCTCAGCAGTAATTCCCATATGAAAGCCGCCCTGCGCATCAGTAAGCGCGTCTGACAATAAGGCATCTACCATCTTGCCATCCCCTAACCGTGCGCCAAAACGAGCTTGATCCAAAACGTAGGGTGAATTAGACATACTCTCCATTCCTCCCGCAACGATGACATCTGCCTGCTTGGCCTGAATTAAAGCTGCCGCCATATTAATGCTAGATAACCCTGAACCACATACATCGTTAATCGTTATGGCTGGCACTTGAATCGGTAGCCCTGCTTTTAACGCCGCTTGGCGCGCCGGATTTTGACCCTGACCAGCTTGTACAACATTTCCCATCAAGACCTGACTAATTTGATCAGGTGCTAGCCCAGACTGTTCTAGGGCTCCTTTAATTGCGAATGACCCTAAATCCGAGGCGGTTAAAGGCGCAAAGACACTACCAAACTTTCCAATGGGGGTTCGCTTAGCCCCAACAATATAAACTCGCTCCATTATTTATTCTCCTATGGATCATCATTTTGATAATTTGATTAATCTGAAATTATATTTCCCTGATACAAAGTTCCCTCAATTGCCACGTTTAGTCTGCTTTGCTGTACAACTATGGGTAACGCAATCTGCAACCCCACTTTCGCATCATTAGGAACCACTCCTATAAATGCGGTACCATTCAGCATGACCTGGACGAGATCTCCCGCCTGATAGTTTCCTTTGACTTGCATCTTTTGCTGTGAAGCGTCCAACGAATTATTTAGCTCATTGAATGGTCCAGCTAATCGAACTTGAGTTAAATTTTCAATACCATCACTGACGGTGGCTGTTTGCTCGGTGATCGCTGCATTAGCGACCACTGGCTGAAACAAATTAAAATTAACGGTAACCATGACTGTTGCAAGTGAGCTAATCAAAAAGAGCTTGGCTTGGTTAACTGGATTCACTTTTGAAAAATTCTTTAATTTTGCCATTAACTAGGTACCTCCGTCTTTCATAATTTAATTATGACGAGGTAACAATAAAATAAGCTTTAACTATAACAAATATTTTATTACATCCAATTAATCAATGTCAATATTCATATATATCAAGACATTCAACTTATTTCATTACTAAAGTACCCGTTAAAGAATTCGCACAATTGGATATGAAATTTACCAATACTGTTTTTTAATCTCATTTAGAGTAGCTTACTGTGCATAATAAAAAAACCTATCAACTAAAAATTAATCTAGTAAAGTAAACATCCTAGGTTAGATAAAATAATGTTCAACTTAGGGGATTATTTTTTATGGCAACGGATACAAATCAATTCAAGAAATCAGTTGTTAGGGACTGTCTTGAATATTCTAAGACACTATTTCAAATTACACGATATTTTAATATACCATCGTAAAAGACACTACGTACGTGAATTAATCAATGGCATGATCTTGGATGAATTAACCGATAGCGCTAAACTAAGCCGAAGTGTTACTATTATGTCTTCCCTCACCTTAATCATTACAAAAGTGATAAAGTGCTCTTCAGTGCCATTCAGGATGTAAAATCAACTAAATTTAAAACAGAATATAGTTATCGCAGAATCACTATACTTTTCAAGATGAAAGTATTCGAAATTAATCATAAACGCGTTCTACGAATCATGCGCTAGAACGGATTATTAAGTACGACTTTCAAAAAAAGTATCCGTCGTTATCGTTATTATAAGGATGTGTTTGCAGAAATCTGTGACCGATTGATTAAACACGACTTTAAAGCAAGTGCACCTTATCAAAAAATTGTCACAGATATAACAGAAATTAACTATACACAAGGTTAAAAAGCTTGTATTAAACCCATTGACTAATATTCTAAAATACAAAATGCGATTATTCATAGTGATCAAAGAATGCATTACCAATTGAAACAATTTATAAACAAAATAAAACAAGCGAGCCTTGAACAGAGTATGAGACATAAGAAAACGCCAATTGATAACGCATATATCGAAAACTTTTCCCATATAATAAAAGCAAATATAACTCATAATAAGTTAAGATAAATTTAAGAAACAATTAAAAGAATTCATTCAGTATTACAATAATATGCGAATAAAAGAAAGACTCGGCAGCCTTTCACCTATTGAATACAGACTTGGGTCCATCAAGAAAACTAGACAATTTTTTTATCCAGTCCAATAGGTTCACTTCAGATTATATCAGTAAGCTTTTAAATTATTCTATTTGTGTTTCTTCCAGATAATCAATCCAGCTAATGACATTAAAATTAACATTTCAGTTCCAGTAAATGTTAATTTTTGAGTTGAAGTCTTAGGTAACATCGTTTTAATAGTGTTAACAACACTATTGGTGTTATTATCAGAATCTGAATTTGAGTCACTATTGTCAGTATCAACCACTGGTAACGTCGGTACATTTATTTCTGGATTAACTGGAATATTTGGATTATCAATATTTGGTTTTATTGGCATAGTTGGTATTTGAACTTTTGGATAAACTGAAAGACGTGGAATATCAACTATTGGTTCAAATGGTTTAGTAGGAGTATTTATATCTGGATCTGCAGGTAACACTGGTGTCTTTGTTACCGGGTTCACAGGTTTTTTTGGTGTATTTGTATTTGGGTTGGCTCCTATGTCAATAATTCGGACATAAAAATACGAATAAATTTTGAAAAACGTTTTAATTATTTAACGTACTGGTAAAGTATGTGATTTATCTAAAAAAGTGCATCCTTTAATGTTTCCATGCCATTCTAAACAACCCGTCTATACTTATCGTTTTAAACGGGATATTAATATGATTTATTTGTAGCTACGCTACAAGGGAAATTCGATCACTGTTATACCAGCGAATATAGCTATCAATGCCAGCTATTGCTTCATTAATTGTCTTAAATTCTTGAAAATTAATGTATTCACGCTTCAAAATTGAGTGAAAGCTCTCAATTCTTGCGTTATCACCAGGTTGTCCTTTACGAGAATAAGAATGCTTAATCCCAAAACGAGTTAAAGTACTTTCAAATAAATCGCTTGTATACTGACTCCCCATATCGCTATGAATAATGCTTGGTTTAACAGACTTTACTGCGACTTGATTAATGACGTCGGTTGCTAATTCCTTAGTCATATGACTTCCAACTTTATAAGAAATAACCCGCCGGGTTACGGGATTGTACACACTAGCTAGATAAACCCAAGTATTTTTAACGGGAATATACGTAATATCTGTTAAAAGAATATTGGATTGATCAGGTAATCCTTTAATTAGATTTGGTCGTTGATCATATTCAGTATGTGTTTTAGGCTTATTAATTCGTTTAGTCATCCTAGACCTAATTTTTAAAGCGTACATCTGTTTATAAACCATACGCTGGCTAATTTTAATTTTTAACTGACGATTTAATAAAATTGTTAATCGCGGGTATCCATACATAGGATATTTTAACCATGCATCTAATACCTTTTGCTTAATGAAATTGCGACGAAGAAGGGTTTTACCAGGCTTCCAATGTATATAGCCATAATAAGTCGATCGTGGAATTCTGAGGACGTTCAAAATTTTAGTAATGCGGTGCCCAACCTGTAGATTGTCATTAATAATTTTTAAGGTAGGAATACGTCCTTTGATGATCAATTTTTCGCCATAAGCACCGCTGCTCGTTTTAAAATATCAAGTTCTTCTTTTAGTTGTTTATTTTCTTTAATCAATGCCCTTTCATTTGCTGACAATACTTTCGTATTGTTAGGATCGGCTTGATTAACCCATTTAGAAACCGTTGAAACACTAACGTTGTATTCTTTTGCTAATGAATTAGCTGAACGACCAACTTTATGCAAGCTTACGATCGATTCTTTAAAGTCATTTGAATATTTGATAACCATAATAAAAAGCTCCTTTATGATGTATTATATCGAACAATTTGTCCGTAATTCCATCATAGGAGCCAAGATATCAAATGGTTGTACAACAACACTATCTTCTTCTGTTCCTAAAATAGTCACTATTCCCGGTTTAGTTAAATAATAAAAATTATATTGGTTTTCAGAACCAACTAAACTAGTAATCACAACTCCATCAATTAATATATAAACACTAGTTTCTAAATCGTCCTTTTTTGTTAAATACTTTCTTTTTGATCTATTAACTAGTGTCAAACCACTATCAGTGCTTTTCTTTAACTGATTTATCAGGTACTCTAATTCTTCATCCACCTATCATCAACTCCTTCAAAAAGCTAAATAAAAAATATGACTGTTGTAGGAAATTCTACATCAACCACACTTCCGTGTTTTTTTCGCTAATTAAAAATGCTGTGCTGTGCTGTGCTGTGCTGTGCTGTGCTGTGCTGTGCTGTGCTGTGCTGTGCTGTGCTCCGTCATTATGCGTCCACTTTCTAAAATAATGTCAATTTAATTTATTATTTTAAGTTTATATTAATATTTGAATAACTTAAGTATACAATGTTGCCAAAAGTAAGCGCTTCTTTTTTTTGTCTGATTTGTTTCATTTTTTGACTTGTGTGTCGTTACATTTGATACCATTAAAATAATTTATTATATTTTTGAAACATTATTTCTCTATTTGATCCTGTTTCGATAAGACATCAAGGAGTATAATTATTTGACTTTATAATAAATATAAAATTTTTTGAATAGAGATTTAGAAATGTCTACGAAAAATATAGTAATAACAGGTGGGGACGTCAGGAGTTGAATTCGCAATCGCAAAAAGCATAGCAAATGAGGACGTTCAATTAATCCTAATCAGAAGAAACAAAGAACAAGCCGAATCAGCAATAAAACAAATAAATTCAAATAGAAATATTTCTTATATGTTAGGAGATATTAGTAGTAAAATTGGTTTACAATCAGTATTAACTGAAATCAAAGAAAAAATCAATCATATTGAGGTATTAATCGACTGCGCTGGTGTTTACCCTAAATCACGTCAAATAAACATTGACATTAATCTCAGATCACATTATTTTTTAGACCATGCCTTGAAAAACTTACTATCAAATGCAGAACATCCTAGCATTGCAATTGTAACCGGTATGCCTAAGCCTATTCAAAAAATGCCAATTTGGGAACTTCAATTTAATATCACACTACGTGGAATGTGGGAATTAACCCATAAAACCTTATTAGTGAAACTACTTGCCAAAGAATTAAAAGTTAATAACATTAATGTAAACGCATTTTTCCCCGGTGATGTACAAAGCAATTTAATGAAGCACTCGAAGACCGTAAAAAATACCGAAGTACCCGTATCATATCTAGCTTTAAATCCTAATATGGATAATATGAATGGTAAATTCATAGACAATTACGGTCATATCGTCCCATTAAGCAATGGTAAATATAACACTGATATTGCAAAGCACCGACTTTCAAAATATTTAATGACAGAAGTCTAGTTATATCAC
Proteins encoded:
- a CDS encoding LPXTG cell wall anchor domain-containing protein, translating into MNPVTKTPVLPADPDINTPTKPFEPIVDIPRLSVYPKVQIPTMPIKPNIDNPNIPVNPEINVPTLPVVDTDNSDSNSDSDNNTNSVVNTIKTMLPKTSTQKLTFTGTEMLILMSLAGLIIWKKHK
- a CDS encoding IS3 family transposase (programmed frameshift); the protein is MVIKYSNDFKESIVSLHKVGRSANSLAKEYNVSVSTVSKWVNQADPNNTKVLSANERALIKENKQLKEELDIFKTSSGAYGEKLIIKGRIPTLKIINDNLQVGHRITKILNVLRIPRSTYYGYIHWKPGKTLLRRNFIKQKVLDAWLKYPMYGYPRLTILLNRQLKIKISQRMVYKQMYALKIRSRMTKRINKPKTHTEYDQRPNLIKGLPDQSNILLTDITYIPVKNTWVYLASVYNPVTRRVISYKVGSHMTKELATDVINQVAVKSVKPSIIHSDMGSQYTSDLFESTLTRFGIKHSYSRKGQPGDNARIESFHSILKREYINFQEFKTINEAIAGIDSYIRWYNSDRISLVA
- a CDS encoding SDR family NAD(P)-dependent oxidoreductase, with amino-acid sequence MGTSGVEFAIAKSIANEDVQLILIRRNKEQAESAIKQINSNRNISYMLGDISSKIGLQSVLTEIKEKINHIEVLIDCAGVYPKSRQINIDINLRSHYFLDHALKNLLSNAEHPSIAIVTGMPKPIQKMPIWELQFNITLRGMWELTHKTLLVKLLAKELKVNNINVNAFFPGDVQSNLMKHSKTVKNTEVPVSYLALNPNMDNMNGKFIDNYGHIVPLSNGKYNTDIAKHRLSKYLMTEV